A DNA window from Gorilla gorilla gorilla isolate KB3781 chromosome 6, NHGRI_mGorGor1-v2.1_pri, whole genome shotgun sequence contains the following coding sequences:
- the ZNF862 gene encoding zinc finger protein 862 isoform X4 yields MEPRESGKAPVTFDDITVYLLQEEWVLLSQQQKELCGSNKLVAPLGPTVANPELFCKFGRGPEPWLGSVQGQRSLLEHHPGKKQMGYMGEMEVQGPTRESGQSLPPQKKAYLSHLSTGSGHIEGDWAGRNRKLLKPRSIQKSWFVQFPWLIMNEEQTALFCSACREYPSIRDKRSRLIEGYTGPFKVETLKYHAKSKAHIFCVNALAARDPIWAARFRSIRDPPGDVLASREPLFTADCPIFYPPGPLGGFDSMAELLSSSRAELEDPGGDGAIPAMYLDCISDLRQKEITDGIHSSSDINILYNDAVESRNQDPSAEGLSEEVPVVFEELPVVFEDVAVYFTREEWGMLDKRQKELYRDVMRMNYELLASLGPAAAKPDLISKLERRAAPWIKDPNGPKWGKGRPPGNKKMVAVREADTQASAADSALLPGSPVEARASCCSSSICEEGDGPRRIKRTYRPRSIQRSWFGQFPWLVIDPKETKLFCSACIERPNLHDKSSRLVRGYTGPFKVETLKYHEVSKAHRLCVNTVEIKEDTPHTALVPEISSDLMANMEHFFNAAYSIAYHSRPLNDFEKILQLLQSTGTVILGKYRNRTACTQFIKYISETLKREILEDVRNSPCVSVLLDSSTDASEQACVGIYIRYFKQMEVKESYITLAPLYSETADGYFETIVSALDELDIPFRKPGWVVGLGTDGSAMLSCRGGLVEKFQEVIPQLLPVHCVAHRLHLAVVDACGSIDLVKKCDRHIRTVFKFYQSSNKRLNELQEGAAPLEQEIIRLKDLNAVRWVASRRRTLHALLASWPALARHLQRVAEAGGQIGHRAKGMLKLMRGFHFVKFCHFLLDFLSIYRPLSEVCQKEIVLITEVNATLGRAYVALESLRHQAGPKEEEFNASFKDGRLHGICLDKLEVAEQRFQADRERTVLTGIEYLQQRFDADRPPQLKNMEVFDTMAWPSGIELASFGNDDILNLARYFECSLPTGYSEEALLEEWLGLKTIAQHLPFSMLCKNALAQHCRFPLLSKLMAVVVCVPISTSCCERGFKAMNRIRTDERTKLSNEVLNMLMMTAVNGVAVTEYDPQPAIQHWYLTSSGRRFSHVYACAQVPARSPASARLRKEEMGALYVEESRTQKPPILPSREAAEVLKDCIMEPPERLLYPHTSQEAPGMS; encoded by the exons ATGGAGCCCAGAGAGTCGGGGAAG GCTCCTGTGACGTTTGATGACATCACTGTGTACTTACTCCAGgaggaatgggtgctgctgagcCAGCAACAGAAGGAGCTCTGTGGTTCCAACAAGCTGGTGGCACCACTGG gaCCAACTGTTGCCAATCCTGAGCTGTTCTGCAAGTTCGGACGAGGGCCAGAGCCATGGCTTGGCAGCGTCCAGGGCCAGAGGAGCCTTCTGGAGCATCACCCAG gaaaaaaacagatggGCTACATGGGAGAAATGGAGGTGCAAGGTCCCACCAGGGAGAGTGGACAGTCCCTCCCGCCTCAGAAGAAAGCCTACCTTTCCCACCTCAGTACAGGCAGTGGACACATCGAGGGAGACTGGGCAGGAAGAAACAGGAAACTTCTGAAGCCCCGGTCCATCCAGAAGTCGTGGTTTGTGCAGTTTCCGTGGCTGATCATGAATGAGGAGCAGACGGCTCTGTTCTGCTCTGCTTGCCGAGAATACCCCTCCATCAGGGACAAACGGTCAAGACTAATAGAAGGTTATACAGGACCATTCAAGGTGGAGACTCTCAAATACCACGCGAAGAGCAAGGCCCACATATTCTGTGTCAATGCCTTGGCAGCGAGGGACCCCATCTGGGCAGCCCGGTTCCGGAGCATCAGAGACCCACCTGGAGACGTTCTGGCCAGCCGGGAGCCGCTCTTCACTGCAGATTGCCCCATATTCTACCCCCCAGGGCCTCTGGGAGGATTTGATAGCATGGCTGAGCTCCTGTCAAGTTCAAGAGCTGAACTAGAGGACCCTGGGGGGGATGGAGCAATTCCTGCAATGTATCTAGACTGCATTTCAGATTTGAGGCAAAAAGAAATCACTGATGGCATCCACAGCTCCTcagacattaatattttatataatgatgCAGTAGAATCCCGCAATCAG GACCCTTCTGCAGAGGGGCTGTCGGAGGAGGTTCCTGTGGTGTTTGAGGAGCTGCCGGTGGTGTTCGAGGATGTGGCAGTGTATTTCACCCGGGAGGAGTGGGGCATGCTAGACAAGCGGCAGAAGGAGCTGTACAGAGACGTGATGCGGATGAACTACGAGCTGTTGGCATCCTTGG GACCTGCTGCTGCCAAGCCAGACTTGATCTCCAAACTGGAGCGGAGGGCTGCACCCTGGATCAAGGACCCAAATGGGCCAAAGTGGGGGAAAGGTCGTCCTCCAG GGAACAAGAAGATGGTGGCAGTGAGAGAGGCAGACACACAGGCCTCGGCTGCAGACTCCGCGTTGCTTCCAGGCTCTCCCGTGGAGGCCCGTGCCTCCTGCTGCAGTTCCAGCATTTGTGAGGAAGGAGATGGACCTAGGAGAATCAAGAGGACATACAGGCCCCGTTCCATTCAGAGGTCATGGTTTGGGCAGTTCCCATGGTTAGTAATTGACCCCAAAGAGACCAAACTCTTCTGCTCAGCCTGCATAGAAAGACCTAATCTCCACGACAAATCATCTCGGTTAGTCAGAGGTTACACGGGGCCTTTTAAAGTGGAGACTTTAAAATACCATGAAGTCAGCAAAGCGCACAGGCTCTGTGTCAACACGGTTGAAATCAAGGAAGACACCCCTCACACTGCCCTCGTTCCAGAGATCTCCAGCGACCTCATGGCCAACATGGAGCACTTTTTCAATGCCGCCTACTCCATCGCATACCACTCAAGGCCCCTGAATGACTTCGAGAAGATCCTGCAGCTCCTCCAAAGCACCGGGACCGTGATATTAGGCAAGTACCGCAATCGCACGGCGTGCACTCAGTTCATCAAGTACATCTCAGAGACCCTGAAGAGGGAGATCCTGGAGGATGTGCGGAACTCGCCCTGTGTGAGCGTGCTGCTGGACAGCTCCACCGACGCCTCCGAGCAGGCCTGCGTGGGGATTTACATCCGCTACTTCAAGCAGATGGAGGTGAAAGAGTCCTACATCACTCTGGCCCCTCTCTACAGTGAGACAGCAGATGGGTACTTCGAGACCATCGTTTCTGCCCTGGATGAGCTGGACATCCCCTTCCGGAAGCCTGGCTGGGTGGTGGGACTGGGGACGGATGGCTCAGCCATGTTGAGCTGCAGAGGAGGCCTTGTGGAAAAGTTCCAGGAGGTCATCCCGCAGCTGCTGCCTGTCCACTGCGTGGCCCACCGGCTGCACCTGGCTGTGGTGGACGCCTGCGGGAGCATCGATCTGGTGAAGAAGTGTGACCGGCACATCCGCACCGTCTTCAAGTTTTATCAGTCCTCAAACAAGAGGCTGAACGAGCTGCAGGAAGGTGCAGCGCCTCTGGAGCAGGAGATCATCCGCCTGAAGGATCTGAATGCGGTCCGCTGGGTGGCCAGCAGGAGGCGCACGCTGCACGCGCTGCTCGCGAGCTGGCCCGCCCTGGCCAGGCACCTCCAGAGGGTGGCAGAGGCTGGGGGCCAGATTGGGCACCGGGCCAAAGGGATGCTGAAGCTCATGCGCGGCTTCCACTTTGTCAAGTTCTGCCACTTCCTGTTGGACTTCCTGAGCATCTACAGGCCTCTGTCCGAGGTGTGCCAGAAGGAGATCGTGCTGATTACAGAGGTGAACGCCACGCTGGGCCGGGCCTACGTGGCACTGGAGAGCCTCCGTCACCAGGCAGGGCCCAAAGAGGAAGAATTCAACGCCAGCTTCAAGGATGGGCGGCTCCACGGCATCTGCTTGGACAAACTGGAGGTAGCGGAACAGCGGTTCCAGGCGGATAGGGAGAGGACGGTCCTGACGGGGATTGAGTACCTCCAGCAGAGGTTTGACGCAGACCGACCCCCACAGCTGAAGAACATGGAGGTGTTTGACACCATGGCCTGGCCAAGTGGGATTGAACTTGCCAGTTTCGGGAATGATGACATTCTCAACCTGGCCAGGTATTTCGAGTGCTCCCTCCCAACAGGATACAGTGAGGAAGCTCTGCTGGAGGAGTGGCTGGGCCTGAAAACCATTGCCCAGCACCTCCCGTTCTCCATGCTCTGCAAAAACGCCCTGGCCCAGCACTGCCGCTTCCCCCTGCTAAGCAAGCTCATGGCCGTGGTGGTCTGTGTGCCCATCTCCACCTCTTGCTGTGAGCGGGGGTTCAAGGCCATGAACCGGATCAGGACCGATGAGAGGACCAAGCTCTCCAACGAGGTGCTCAACATGCTCATGATGACAGCTGTGAACGGCGTGGCCGTCACGGAGTACGACCCCCAGCCCGCCATCCAGCACTGGTACCTGACCTCCTCAGGCCGGCGTTTCAGCCATGTCTACGCCTGTGCCCAGGTGCCAGCCCGCTCCCCTGCAA GCGCCAGGCTCAGGAAGGAGGAGATGGGAGCCCTCTATGTGGAGGAGTCCAGGACCCAGAAGCCACCCATCCTGCCCTCCAGGGAAGCAGCGGAGGTTCTGAAGGACTGCATCATGGAGCCTCCCGAGAGACTCCTGTACCCCCACACCAGCCAGGAGGCCCCCGGGATGTCCTGA
- the ZNF862 gene encoding zinc finger protein 862 isoform X5, translated as MAPVTFDDITVYLLQEEWVLLSQQQKELCGSNKLVAPLGPTVANPELFCKFGRGPEPWLGSVQGQRSLLEHHPGKKQMGYMGEMEVQGPTRESGQSLPPQKKAYLSHLSTGSGHIEGDWAGRNRKLLKPRSIQKSWFVQFPWLIMNEEQTALFCSACREYPSIRDKRSRLIEGYTGPFKVETLKYHAKSKAHIFCVNALAARDPIWAARFRSIRDPPGDVLASREPLFTADCPIFYPPGPLGGFDSMAELLSSSRAELEDPGGDGAIPAMYLDCISDLRQKEITDGIHSSSDINILYNDAVESRNQDPSAEGLSEEVPVVFEELPVVFEDVAVYFTREEWGMLDKRQKELYRDVMRMNYELLASLGPAAAKPDLISKLERRAAPWIKDPNGPKWGKGRPPGNKKMVAVREADTQASAADSALLPGSPVEARASCCSSSICEEGDGPRRIKRTYRPRSIQRSWFGQFPWLVIDPKETKLFCSACIERPNLHDKSSRLVRGYTGPFKVETLKYHEVSKAHRLCVNTVEIKEDTPHTALVPEISSDLMANMEHFFNAAYSIAYHSRPLNDFEKILQLLQSTGTVILGKYRNRTACTQFIKYISETLKREILEDVRNSPCVSVLLDSSTDASEQACVGIYIRYFKQMEVKESYITLAPLYSETADGYFETIVSALDELDIPFRKPGWVVGLGTDGSAMLSCRGGLVEKFQEVIPQLLPVHCVAHRLHLAVVDACGSIDLVKKCDRHIRTVFKFYQSSNKRLNELQEGAAPLEQEIIRLKDLNAVRWVASRRRTLHALLASWPALARHLQRVAEAGGQIGHRAKGMLKLMRGFHFVKFCHFLLDFLSIYRPLSEVCQKEIVLITEVNATLGRAYVALESLRHQAGPKEEEFNASFKDGRLHGICLDKLEVAEQRFQADRERTVLTGIEYLQQRFDADRPPQLKNMEVFDTMAWPSGIELASFGNDDILNLARYFECSLPTGYSEEALLEEWLGLKTIAQHLPFSMLCKNALAQHCRFPLLSKLMAVVVCVPISTSCCERGFKAMNRIRTDERTKLSNEVLNMLMMTAVNGVAVTEYDPQPAIQHWYLTSSGRRFSHVYACAQVPARSPASARLRKEEMGALYVEESRTQKPPILPSREAAEVLKDCIMEPPERLLYPHTSQEAPGMS; from the exons atg GCTCCTGTGACGTTTGATGACATCACTGTGTACTTACTCCAGgaggaatgggtgctgctgagcCAGCAACAGAAGGAGCTCTGTGGTTCCAACAAGCTGGTGGCACCACTGG gaCCAACTGTTGCCAATCCTGAGCTGTTCTGCAAGTTCGGACGAGGGCCAGAGCCATGGCTTGGCAGCGTCCAGGGCCAGAGGAGCCTTCTGGAGCATCACCCAG gaaaaaaacagatggGCTACATGGGAGAAATGGAGGTGCAAGGTCCCACCAGGGAGAGTGGACAGTCCCTCCCGCCTCAGAAGAAAGCCTACCTTTCCCACCTCAGTACAGGCAGTGGACACATCGAGGGAGACTGGGCAGGAAGAAACAGGAAACTTCTGAAGCCCCGGTCCATCCAGAAGTCGTGGTTTGTGCAGTTTCCGTGGCTGATCATGAATGAGGAGCAGACGGCTCTGTTCTGCTCTGCTTGCCGAGAATACCCCTCCATCAGGGACAAACGGTCAAGACTAATAGAAGGTTATACAGGACCATTCAAGGTGGAGACTCTCAAATACCACGCGAAGAGCAAGGCCCACATATTCTGTGTCAATGCCTTGGCAGCGAGGGACCCCATCTGGGCAGCCCGGTTCCGGAGCATCAGAGACCCACCTGGAGACGTTCTGGCCAGCCGGGAGCCGCTCTTCACTGCAGATTGCCCCATATTCTACCCCCCAGGGCCTCTGGGAGGATTTGATAGCATGGCTGAGCTCCTGTCAAGTTCAAGAGCTGAACTAGAGGACCCTGGGGGGGATGGAGCAATTCCTGCAATGTATCTAGACTGCATTTCAGATTTGAGGCAAAAAGAAATCACTGATGGCATCCACAGCTCCTcagacattaatattttatataatgatgCAGTAGAATCCCGCAATCAG GACCCTTCTGCAGAGGGGCTGTCGGAGGAGGTTCCTGTGGTGTTTGAGGAGCTGCCGGTGGTGTTCGAGGATGTGGCAGTGTATTTCACCCGGGAGGAGTGGGGCATGCTAGACAAGCGGCAGAAGGAGCTGTACAGAGACGTGATGCGGATGAACTACGAGCTGTTGGCATCCTTGG GACCTGCTGCTGCCAAGCCAGACTTGATCTCCAAACTGGAGCGGAGGGCTGCACCCTGGATCAAGGACCCAAATGGGCCAAAGTGGGGGAAAGGTCGTCCTCCAG GGAACAAGAAGATGGTGGCAGTGAGAGAGGCAGACACACAGGCCTCGGCTGCAGACTCCGCGTTGCTTCCAGGCTCTCCCGTGGAGGCCCGTGCCTCCTGCTGCAGTTCCAGCATTTGTGAGGAAGGAGATGGACCTAGGAGAATCAAGAGGACATACAGGCCCCGTTCCATTCAGAGGTCATGGTTTGGGCAGTTCCCATGGTTAGTAATTGACCCCAAAGAGACCAAACTCTTCTGCTCAGCCTGCATAGAAAGACCTAATCTCCACGACAAATCATCTCGGTTAGTCAGAGGTTACACGGGGCCTTTTAAAGTGGAGACTTTAAAATACCATGAAGTCAGCAAAGCGCACAGGCTCTGTGTCAACACGGTTGAAATCAAGGAAGACACCCCTCACACTGCCCTCGTTCCAGAGATCTCCAGCGACCTCATGGCCAACATGGAGCACTTTTTCAATGCCGCCTACTCCATCGCATACCACTCAAGGCCCCTGAATGACTTCGAGAAGATCCTGCAGCTCCTCCAAAGCACCGGGACCGTGATATTAGGCAAGTACCGCAATCGCACGGCGTGCACTCAGTTCATCAAGTACATCTCAGAGACCCTGAAGAGGGAGATCCTGGAGGATGTGCGGAACTCGCCCTGTGTGAGCGTGCTGCTGGACAGCTCCACCGACGCCTCCGAGCAGGCCTGCGTGGGGATTTACATCCGCTACTTCAAGCAGATGGAGGTGAAAGAGTCCTACATCACTCTGGCCCCTCTCTACAGTGAGACAGCAGATGGGTACTTCGAGACCATCGTTTCTGCCCTGGATGAGCTGGACATCCCCTTCCGGAAGCCTGGCTGGGTGGTGGGACTGGGGACGGATGGCTCAGCCATGTTGAGCTGCAGAGGAGGCCTTGTGGAAAAGTTCCAGGAGGTCATCCCGCAGCTGCTGCCTGTCCACTGCGTGGCCCACCGGCTGCACCTGGCTGTGGTGGACGCCTGCGGGAGCATCGATCTGGTGAAGAAGTGTGACCGGCACATCCGCACCGTCTTCAAGTTTTATCAGTCCTCAAACAAGAGGCTGAACGAGCTGCAGGAAGGTGCAGCGCCTCTGGAGCAGGAGATCATCCGCCTGAAGGATCTGAATGCGGTCCGCTGGGTGGCCAGCAGGAGGCGCACGCTGCACGCGCTGCTCGCGAGCTGGCCCGCCCTGGCCAGGCACCTCCAGAGGGTGGCAGAGGCTGGGGGCCAGATTGGGCACCGGGCCAAAGGGATGCTGAAGCTCATGCGCGGCTTCCACTTTGTCAAGTTCTGCCACTTCCTGTTGGACTTCCTGAGCATCTACAGGCCTCTGTCCGAGGTGTGCCAGAAGGAGATCGTGCTGATTACAGAGGTGAACGCCACGCTGGGCCGGGCCTACGTGGCACTGGAGAGCCTCCGTCACCAGGCAGGGCCCAAAGAGGAAGAATTCAACGCCAGCTTCAAGGATGGGCGGCTCCACGGCATCTGCTTGGACAAACTGGAGGTAGCGGAACAGCGGTTCCAGGCGGATAGGGAGAGGACGGTCCTGACGGGGATTGAGTACCTCCAGCAGAGGTTTGACGCAGACCGACCCCCACAGCTGAAGAACATGGAGGTGTTTGACACCATGGCCTGGCCAAGTGGGATTGAACTTGCCAGTTTCGGGAATGATGACATTCTCAACCTGGCCAGGTATTTCGAGTGCTCCCTCCCAACAGGATACAGTGAGGAAGCTCTGCTGGAGGAGTGGCTGGGCCTGAAAACCATTGCCCAGCACCTCCCGTTCTCCATGCTCTGCAAAAACGCCCTGGCCCAGCACTGCCGCTTCCCCCTGCTAAGCAAGCTCATGGCCGTGGTGGTCTGTGTGCCCATCTCCACCTCTTGCTGTGAGCGGGGGTTCAAGGCCATGAACCGGATCAGGACCGATGAGAGGACCAAGCTCTCCAACGAGGTGCTCAACATGCTCATGATGACAGCTGTGAACGGCGTGGCCGTCACGGAGTACGACCCCCAGCCCGCCATCCAGCACTGGTACCTGACCTCCTCAGGCCGGCGTTTCAGCCATGTCTACGCCTGTGCCCAGGTGCCAGCCCGCTCCCCTGCAA GCGCCAGGCTCAGGAAGGAGGAGATGGGAGCCCTCTATGTGGAGGAGTCCAGGACCCAGAAGCCACCCATCCTGCCCTCCAGGGAAGCAGCGGAGGTTCTGAAGGACTGCATCATGGAGCCTCCCGAGAGACTCCTGTACCCCCACACCAGCCAGGAGGCCCCCGGGATGTCCTGA
- the ZNF862 gene encoding zinc finger protein 862 isoform X2, which translates to MCLLGDCAVGAPKEKSAPVTFDDITVYLLQEEWVLLSQQQKELCGSNKLVAPLGPTVANPELFCKFGRGPEPWLGSVQGQRSLLEHHPGKKQMGYMGEMEVQGPTRESGQSLPPQKKAYLSHLSTGSGHIEGDWAGRNRKLLKPRSIQKSWFVQFPWLIMNEEQTALFCSACREYPSIRDKRSRLIEGYTGPFKVETLKYHAKSKAHIFCVNALAARDPIWAARFRSIRDPPGDVLASREPLFTADCPIFYPPGPLGGFDSMAELLSSSRAELEDPGGDGAIPAMYLDCISDLRQKEITDGIHSSSDINILYNDAVESRNQDPSAEGLSEEVPVVFEELPVVFEDVAVYFTREEWGMLDKRQKELYRDVMRMNYELLASLGPAAAKPDLISKLERRAAPWIKDPNGPKWGKGRPPGNKKMVAVREADTQASAADSALLPGSPVEARASCCSSSICEEGDGPRRIKRTYRPRSIQRSWFGQFPWLVIDPKETKLFCSACIERPNLHDKSSRLVRGYTGPFKVETLKYHEVSKAHRLCVNTVEIKEDTPHTALVPEISSDLMANMEHFFNAAYSIAYHSRPLNDFEKILQLLQSTGTVILGKYRNRTACTQFIKYISETLKREILEDVRNSPCVSVLLDSSTDASEQACVGIYIRYFKQMEVKESYITLAPLYSETADGYFETIVSALDELDIPFRKPGWVVGLGTDGSAMLSCRGGLVEKFQEVIPQLLPVHCVAHRLHLAVVDACGSIDLVKKCDRHIRTVFKFYQSSNKRLNELQEGAAPLEQEIIRLKDLNAVRWVASRRRTLHALLASWPALARHLQRVAEAGGQIGHRAKGMLKLMRGFHFVKFCHFLLDFLSIYRPLSEVCQKEIVLITEVNATLGRAYVALESLRHQAGPKEEEFNASFKDGRLHGICLDKLEVAEQRFQADRERTVLTGIEYLQQRFDADRPPQLKNMEVFDTMAWPSGIELASFGNDDILNLARYFECSLPTGYSEEALLEEWLGLKTIAQHLPFSMLCKNALAQHCRFPLLSKLMAVVVCVPISTSCCERGFKAMNRIRTDERTKLSNEVLNMLMMTAVNGVAVTEYDPQPAIQHWYLTSSGRRFSHVYACAQVPARSPASARLRKEEMGALYVEESRTQKPPILPSREAAEVLKDCIMEPPERLLYPHTSQEAPGMS; encoded by the exons ATGTGCCTCCTAGGAGACTGTGCTGTTGGTGCCCCCAAAGAGAAGTCT GCTCCTGTGACGTTTGATGACATCACTGTGTACTTACTCCAGgaggaatgggtgctgctgagcCAGCAACAGAAGGAGCTCTGTGGTTCCAACAAGCTGGTGGCACCACTGG gaCCAACTGTTGCCAATCCTGAGCTGTTCTGCAAGTTCGGACGAGGGCCAGAGCCATGGCTTGGCAGCGTCCAGGGCCAGAGGAGCCTTCTGGAGCATCACCCAG gaaaaaaacagatggGCTACATGGGAGAAATGGAGGTGCAAGGTCCCACCAGGGAGAGTGGACAGTCCCTCCCGCCTCAGAAGAAAGCCTACCTTTCCCACCTCAGTACAGGCAGTGGACACATCGAGGGAGACTGGGCAGGAAGAAACAGGAAACTTCTGAAGCCCCGGTCCATCCAGAAGTCGTGGTTTGTGCAGTTTCCGTGGCTGATCATGAATGAGGAGCAGACGGCTCTGTTCTGCTCTGCTTGCCGAGAATACCCCTCCATCAGGGACAAACGGTCAAGACTAATAGAAGGTTATACAGGACCATTCAAGGTGGAGACTCTCAAATACCACGCGAAGAGCAAGGCCCACATATTCTGTGTCAATGCCTTGGCAGCGAGGGACCCCATCTGGGCAGCCCGGTTCCGGAGCATCAGAGACCCACCTGGAGACGTTCTGGCCAGCCGGGAGCCGCTCTTCACTGCAGATTGCCCCATATTCTACCCCCCAGGGCCTCTGGGAGGATTTGATAGCATGGCTGAGCTCCTGTCAAGTTCAAGAGCTGAACTAGAGGACCCTGGGGGGGATGGAGCAATTCCTGCAATGTATCTAGACTGCATTTCAGATTTGAGGCAAAAAGAAATCACTGATGGCATCCACAGCTCCTcagacattaatattttatataatgatgCAGTAGAATCCCGCAATCAG GACCCTTCTGCAGAGGGGCTGTCGGAGGAGGTTCCTGTGGTGTTTGAGGAGCTGCCGGTGGTGTTCGAGGATGTGGCAGTGTATTTCACCCGGGAGGAGTGGGGCATGCTAGACAAGCGGCAGAAGGAGCTGTACAGAGACGTGATGCGGATGAACTACGAGCTGTTGGCATCCTTGG GACCTGCTGCTGCCAAGCCAGACTTGATCTCCAAACTGGAGCGGAGGGCTGCACCCTGGATCAAGGACCCAAATGGGCCAAAGTGGGGGAAAGGTCGTCCTCCAG GGAACAAGAAGATGGTGGCAGTGAGAGAGGCAGACACACAGGCCTCGGCTGCAGACTCCGCGTTGCTTCCAGGCTCTCCCGTGGAGGCCCGTGCCTCCTGCTGCAGTTCCAGCATTTGTGAGGAAGGAGATGGACCTAGGAGAATCAAGAGGACATACAGGCCCCGTTCCATTCAGAGGTCATGGTTTGGGCAGTTCCCATGGTTAGTAATTGACCCCAAAGAGACCAAACTCTTCTGCTCAGCCTGCATAGAAAGACCTAATCTCCACGACAAATCATCTCGGTTAGTCAGAGGTTACACGGGGCCTTTTAAAGTGGAGACTTTAAAATACCATGAAGTCAGCAAAGCGCACAGGCTCTGTGTCAACACGGTTGAAATCAAGGAAGACACCCCTCACACTGCCCTCGTTCCAGAGATCTCCAGCGACCTCATGGCCAACATGGAGCACTTTTTCAATGCCGCCTACTCCATCGCATACCACTCAAGGCCCCTGAATGACTTCGAGAAGATCCTGCAGCTCCTCCAAAGCACCGGGACCGTGATATTAGGCAAGTACCGCAATCGCACGGCGTGCACTCAGTTCATCAAGTACATCTCAGAGACCCTGAAGAGGGAGATCCTGGAGGATGTGCGGAACTCGCCCTGTGTGAGCGTGCTGCTGGACAGCTCCACCGACGCCTCCGAGCAGGCCTGCGTGGGGATTTACATCCGCTACTTCAAGCAGATGGAGGTGAAAGAGTCCTACATCACTCTGGCCCCTCTCTACAGTGAGACAGCAGATGGGTACTTCGAGACCATCGTTTCTGCCCTGGATGAGCTGGACATCCCCTTCCGGAAGCCTGGCTGGGTGGTGGGACTGGGGACGGATGGCTCAGCCATGTTGAGCTGCAGAGGAGGCCTTGTGGAAAAGTTCCAGGAGGTCATCCCGCAGCTGCTGCCTGTCCACTGCGTGGCCCACCGGCTGCACCTGGCTGTGGTGGACGCCTGCGGGAGCATCGATCTGGTGAAGAAGTGTGACCGGCACATCCGCACCGTCTTCAAGTTTTATCAGTCCTCAAACAAGAGGCTGAACGAGCTGCAGGAAGGTGCAGCGCCTCTGGAGCAGGAGATCATCCGCCTGAAGGATCTGAATGCGGTCCGCTGGGTGGCCAGCAGGAGGCGCACGCTGCACGCGCTGCTCGCGAGCTGGCCCGCCCTGGCCAGGCACCTCCAGAGGGTGGCAGAGGCTGGGGGCCAGATTGGGCACCGGGCCAAAGGGATGCTGAAGCTCATGCGCGGCTTCCACTTTGTCAAGTTCTGCCACTTCCTGTTGGACTTCCTGAGCATCTACAGGCCTCTGTCCGAGGTGTGCCAGAAGGAGATCGTGCTGATTACAGAGGTGAACGCCACGCTGGGCCGGGCCTACGTGGCACTGGAGAGCCTCCGTCACCAGGCAGGGCCCAAAGAGGAAGAATTCAACGCCAGCTTCAAGGATGGGCGGCTCCACGGCATCTGCTTGGACAAACTGGAGGTAGCGGAACAGCGGTTCCAGGCGGATAGGGAGAGGACGGTCCTGACGGGGATTGAGTACCTCCAGCAGAGGTTTGACGCAGACCGACCCCCACAGCTGAAGAACATGGAGGTGTTTGACACCATGGCCTGGCCAAGTGGGATTGAACTTGCCAGTTTCGGGAATGATGACATTCTCAACCTGGCCAGGTATTTCGAGTGCTCCCTCCCAACAGGATACAGTGAGGAAGCTCTGCTGGAGGAGTGGCTGGGCCTGAAAACCATTGCCCAGCACCTCCCGTTCTCCATGCTCTGCAAAAACGCCCTGGCCCAGCACTGCCGCTTCCCCCTGCTAAGCAAGCTCATGGCCGTGGTGGTCTGTGTGCCCATCTCCACCTCTTGCTGTGAGCGGGGGTTCAAGGCCATGAACCGGATCAGGACCGATGAGAGGACCAAGCTCTCCAACGAGGTGCTCAACATGCTCATGATGACAGCTGTGAACGGCGTGGCCGTCACGGAGTACGACCCCCAGCCCGCCATCCAGCACTGGTACCTGACCTCCTCAGGCCGGCGTTTCAGCCATGTCTACGCCTGTGCCCAGGTGCCAGCCCGCTCCCCTGCAA GCGCCAGGCTCAGGAAGGAGGAGATGGGAGCCCTCTATGTGGAGGAGTCCAGGACCCAGAAGCCACCCATCCTGCCCTCCAGGGAAGCAGCGGAGGTTCTGAAGGACTGCATCATGGAGCCTCCCGAGAGACTCCTGTACCCCCACACCAGCCAGGAGGCCCCCGGGATGTCCTGA